The Panthera tigris isolate Pti1 chromosome F3, P.tigris_Pti1_mat1.1, whole genome shotgun sequence genome includes a window with the following:
- the LOC122235792 gene encoding SLAM family member 9-like isoform X1 translates to MGARSEDPHLCWASRLLGFSSLVLSAFSTVVNGSGTLGSQVENSGNVVSLTGTQGASVSFNVTPSPELAPGLKLEKISWAIKNKSDYVLLLHVSPGEDVPKWVNFQDKFEKRVHVLNTTTLRIDNLTLEDSGQYWARVSLTRGREMNRYFHLTVYEPVPRPQILNKTPSVTPDWCNVTLECHAPRPREDVNVSWESKGLPRELEERGVPGPAPNPWTLALKLPLSQPSPSITCVVSNPGDRKTATQDLGEVCAHGLLGQAGAGYLRDILGALGITFLILGAGLYLRCSRGKKQSLEPGRGRVRGNHISNRRHRSRQSTVRSATQARA, encoded by the exons GCGCCTTCAGCACTGTGGTCAACGGTTCTGGAACTCTTGGATCTCAAGTGGAGAATTCTGGAAACGTGGTTTCTCTGACGGGAACTCAAGGAGCTTCTGTGTCATTTAATGTGACCCCAAGTCCAGAATTAGCTCCAGGACTCAAGCTGGAGAAGATTTCTTGGGCCATTAAAAACAAGTCTGACTACGTACTTCTCCTGCACGTGTCTCCTGGGGAAGATGTTCCAAAATGGGTCAACTTCCAGGACAAGTTCGAGAAGAGGGTCCATGTGCTCAACACCACGACCCTGAGGATTGACAACCTGACCCTTGAGGACAGTGGGCAGTACTGGGCTCGAGTCTCCTTAACACGAGGAAGAGAAATGAACCGGTATTTCCACCTCACTGTCTACG AGCCCGTGCCCCGCCCCCAGATCCTGAACAAGACTCCATCCGTCACACCAGACTGGTGCAATGTCACCCTGGAGTGCCACGCCCCAAGACCCAGAGAGGACGTGAATGTGTCCTGGGAGAGCAAGGGCCTCCCCAGGGAGCTGGAGGAGAGAGGGGTCCCAGGACCGGCCCCCAACCCCTGGACCCTGGCTCTGAAGCTGCCCCTgagccagcccagccccagcatcACCTGTGTGGTTAGCAACCCAGGGGACCGGAAAACTGCCACCCAGGACCTTGGGGAAGTCTGTGCCCACG GTCTACTTGGACAGGCCGGTGCTGGTTACTTGAGAGACATCCTGGGGGCTCTTGGCATCACGTTCCTGATCCTTGGAGCTGGACTGTACCTTCGGTGCTCACGTGGGAAGaagcagagcttggagcctgggagAGGCAG GGTTCGGGGGAACCACATCTCGAACAGGAGACACCGCTCACGACAGTCTACAGTGAGGTCCGCCACCCAGGCCAGGGCTTGA
- the LOC122235792 gene encoding SLAM family member 9-like isoform X2 has translation MGARSEDPHLCWASRLLGFSSLVLSAFSTVVNGSGTLGSQVENSGNVVSLTGTQGASVSFNVTPSPELAPGLKLEKISWAIKNKSDYVLLLHVSPGEDVPKWVNFQDKFEKRVHVLNTTTLRIDNLTLEDSGQYWARVSLTRGREMNRYFHLTVYEPVPRPQILNKTPSVTPDWCNVTLECHAPRPREDVNVSWESKGLPRELEERGVPGPAPNPWTLALKLPLSQPSPSITCVVSNPGDRKTATQDLGEVCAHGLLGQAGAGYLRDILGALGITFLILGAGLYLRCSRGKKQSLEPGRGFGGTTSRTGDTAHDSLQ, from the exons GCGCCTTCAGCACTGTGGTCAACGGTTCTGGAACTCTTGGATCTCAAGTGGAGAATTCTGGAAACGTGGTTTCTCTGACGGGAACTCAAGGAGCTTCTGTGTCATTTAATGTGACCCCAAGTCCAGAATTAGCTCCAGGACTCAAGCTGGAGAAGATTTCTTGGGCCATTAAAAACAAGTCTGACTACGTACTTCTCCTGCACGTGTCTCCTGGGGAAGATGTTCCAAAATGGGTCAACTTCCAGGACAAGTTCGAGAAGAGGGTCCATGTGCTCAACACCACGACCCTGAGGATTGACAACCTGACCCTTGAGGACAGTGGGCAGTACTGGGCTCGAGTCTCCTTAACACGAGGAAGAGAAATGAACCGGTATTTCCACCTCACTGTCTACG AGCCCGTGCCCCGCCCCCAGATCCTGAACAAGACTCCATCCGTCACACCAGACTGGTGCAATGTCACCCTGGAGTGCCACGCCCCAAGACCCAGAGAGGACGTGAATGTGTCCTGGGAGAGCAAGGGCCTCCCCAGGGAGCTGGAGGAGAGAGGGGTCCCAGGACCGGCCCCCAACCCCTGGACCCTGGCTCTGAAGCTGCCCCTgagccagcccagccccagcatcACCTGTGTGGTTAGCAACCCAGGGGACCGGAAAACTGCCACCCAGGACCTTGGGGAAGTCTGTGCCCACG GTCTACTTGGACAGGCCGGTGCTGGTTACTTGAGAGACATCCTGGGGGCTCTTGGCATCACGTTCCTGATCCTTGGAGCTGGACTGTACCTTCGGTGCTCACGTGGGAAGaagcagagcttggagcctgggagAG GGTTCGGGGGAACCACATCTCGAACAGGAGACACCGCTCACGACAGTCTACAGTGA